In the Pseudonocardia cypriaca genome, one interval contains:
- a CDS encoding PPOX class F420-dependent oxidoreductase, whose protein sequence is MSTLPAELRDLIESGPLAHLSTINPDGSPQVSVIWIGLDGDGIVSGHMNHYAKLRNIERDPRVVLSFDAPRDPSVVLNPYAVLRARATVEPSDEAWDLLDRLTKIYMSPDDQFPAPKGPGYVVRYEVERIGGVGPWTSSH, encoded by the coding sequence GTGAGCACACTTCCCGCTGAGCTCCGGGACCTGATCGAGTCCGGCCCGCTGGCCCACCTGAGCACCATCAACCCCGACGGCAGCCCCCAGGTGAGCGTCATCTGGATCGGCCTGGACGGCGACGGGATCGTGTCCGGCCACATGAACCACTACGCGAAGCTGCGCAACATCGAACGCGACCCGCGGGTCGTGCTGTCGTTCGACGCACCCCGCGATCCCAGCGTGGTCCTGAACCCGTACGCCGTGCTGCGCGCACGGGCCACCGTGGAACCCAGCGACGAGGCGTGGGACCTGCTCGACCGCCTCACGAAGATCTACATGTCGCCCGACGACCAGTTCCCCGCACCGAAGGGCCCTGGCTACGTCGTGCGGTACGAGGTGGAGCGCATCGGCGGCGTCGGTCCCTGGACGAGCTCCCACTAG
- a CDS encoding quinone oxidoreductase family protein gives MRAAQVVECGRPPVVADREPPAAPDGHVLVDVLAAPITPLDLLCATGTSYFGKPATPYVPGVQGVGRAGDRVVWFPMSAGMAPGDGSMAERAAVPEADLVPLPAGVDPVEIAALGLSAVAAHMALTWRGELAPGEQVIVLAAGGVVGQAAVQLARAAGARRVIAGARSQAAQARAGKAGADAVVALDTDDVGELARRFTAAADGPVDLVLDPLYGAPAAAAARALRPHGRLVNLGSSASETCPINSSTLRGKSLRLLGYTNNALTREQRAAAVTVVAEHAARGALAVAHEVMPLAEVGAAWQRQAGGGAAGRIVLRC, from the coding sequence GTGAGGGCTGCCCAGGTCGTCGAGTGCGGCCGGCCGCCGGTGGTGGCCGACCGGGAGCCGCCCGCAGCCCCCGACGGTCACGTGCTGGTGGACGTGCTGGCCGCGCCGATCACCCCGCTCGACCTGCTGTGCGCCACCGGCACGTCGTACTTCGGGAAGCCGGCCACCCCGTACGTCCCGGGCGTGCAGGGCGTGGGGCGGGCCGGGGACCGCGTGGTGTGGTTCCCGATGTCCGCCGGGATGGCTCCGGGAGACGGCAGCATGGCCGAGCGGGCCGCCGTGCCCGAGGCGGACCTCGTCCCGCTGCCCGCGGGCGTCGACCCGGTGGAGATCGCGGCCCTCGGGCTGTCGGCCGTCGCCGCGCACATGGCCCTCACCTGGCGCGGCGAGCTGGCGCCCGGCGAGCAGGTGATCGTGCTCGCAGCCGGGGGAGTGGTCGGGCAGGCCGCCGTCCAGCTGGCCCGCGCCGCGGGCGCCCGCCGTGTGATCGCGGGCGCACGGTCGCAGGCCGCGCAGGCGCGGGCCGGGAAGGCCGGTGCCGATGCCGTCGTGGCGCTGGACACCGACGACGTCGGCGAGCTCGCCCGGCGGTTCACCGCCGCCGCCGACGGACCCGTCGACCTCGTGCTCGACCCCCTGTACGGCGCACCGGCGGCCGCGGCGGCCCGCGCCCTGCGCCCCCACGGCCGGCTGGTGAACCTCGGCAGCTCCGCCTCGGAGACCTGCCCGATCAACTCGTCAACGCTGCGCGGCAAGTCGCTTCGCCTGCTCGGCTACACCAACAACGCCCTCACGCGCGAGCAGCGCGCCGCCGCCGTGACGGTCGTCGCGGAGCACGCCGCGCGGGGCGCGCTCGCCGTCGCGCACGAGGTGATGCCACTCGCCGAGGTGGGCGCGGCCTGGCAGCGGCAGGCCGGGGGCGGCGCTGCCGGCCGGATCGTCCTGAGGTGCTAG
- a CDS encoding extradiol ring-cleavage dioxygenase encodes MAELVAVIASTHHPFYYRASTSTGEDRPPFADEWVRKVEAFRETLTRARPDVLVMVGSDHFHQLWLDNMPQFLVGKAPVYDANWYNEEREFGLPRMVLKGQEDLSAYILREGLDAGFDLAFSNELRIDHSITCPIITLRPEADLPIVPVYTNIFAPPLPQPKRFVQLGRAIRELVESWPSEQRVAVIGTGHLSLELGGPRQFGPHGPDPQFDQRAVEWISSGDIEGCLAEVTLDSLHAPGNATHGFMDFMLMMGVAGEGQKADYVDTYDLFHTMEAYFTWYPGGSK; translated from the coding sequence GTGGCTGAGCTGGTGGCGGTGATCGCCTCGACCCACCATCCCTTCTACTACCGCGCCAGTACTTCGACCGGTGAGGACCGGCCGCCGTTCGCGGACGAGTGGGTGCGCAAGGTGGAGGCGTTCCGGGAGACGCTCACCCGGGCCCGGCCCGATGTGCTGGTGATGGTCGGGTCCGATCATTTTCACCAGTTGTGGTTGGACAACATGCCGCAGTTCCTGGTGGGTAAGGCGCCGGTGTATGACGCCAACTGGTACAACGAGGAACGCGAGTTCGGCCTGCCGCGCATGGTCTTGAAGGGGCAGGAGGACCTGTCGGCCTACATCCTGCGTGAGGGCCTGGATGCCGGGTTCGATCTGGCGTTCTCCAACGAGCTGCGGATCGATCACTCGATCACGTGTCCGATCATCACGCTGCGGCCGGAGGCGGATCTGCCGATCGTGCCGGTGTACACGAACATCTTCGCGCCGCCGCTGCCGCAGCCGAAGCGGTTCGTGCAGCTGGGGCGCGCGATCCGGGAGCTGGTGGAGTCGTGGCCGTCCGAGCAGCGGGTCGCGGTGATCGGTACCGGGCACCTGTCGTTGGAGCTGGGTGGGCCGCGTCAGTTCGGCCCGCACGGGCCGGATCCGCAGTTCGACCAGAGGGCGGTGGAGTGGATCTCCTCGGGTGACATCGAGGGTTGCCTCGCCGAGGTCACCCTGGACAGCTTGCACGCCCCGGGCAACGCCACCCACGGGTTCATGGACTTCATGCTGATGATGGGTGTGGCGGGCGAGGGGCAGAAGGCCGACTACGTCGACACCTACGACCTGTTCCACACGATGGAGGCCTACTTCACCTGGTATCCGGGGGGTTCGAAGTGA
- a CDS encoding citryl-CoA lyase, with product MPEYRTALGASSLTKITLLGQDLAEDVMGNVGFGELAFWLATQRRPTKGEARVFEAVLAALADHGYTPTAIVTRLTYLSAPDSVQGALAAGLLGGGSRFLGVTEDTGRFLHDVLTGLDELPTDEAGWDAVALQTVRDQRAAKRFVPGLGHHVHKNGDPRTPRLMQIAREEGLFGPHLQLFAAIGRVHPEVLGRTLPLNGAGVCGAALADLGLPLELLRGFALLARTAGLIGQLAEELRHPVANDIFLSVDLNNRSVAPDPYEPGGPRG from the coding sequence ATGCCTGAGTACCGGACCGCCCTGGGGGCGTCCAGCCTGACGAAGATCACGCTCCTCGGCCAGGACCTGGCCGAGGACGTCATGGGCAACGTCGGGTTCGGCGAGCTCGCGTTCTGGCTGGCCACCCAGCGGCGCCCCACGAAGGGCGAGGCGCGGGTGTTCGAGGCCGTCCTCGCGGCGCTCGCCGACCACGGCTACACGCCGACCGCGATCGTCACGCGGCTCACCTACCTGTCGGCGCCGGACTCCGTGCAGGGCGCGCTCGCGGCCGGGCTGCTCGGCGGCGGGTCGCGGTTCCTCGGGGTCACCGAGGACACCGGGCGCTTCCTGCACGACGTGCTCACCGGCCTCGACGAGCTGCCCACCGACGAAGCCGGCTGGGACGCGGTCGCGCTGCAGACCGTCCGGGACCAGCGCGCCGCGAAGAGGTTCGTGCCGGGGCTCGGCCACCACGTGCACAAGAACGGCGACCCACGCACCCCGAGGTTGATGCAGATCGCCCGCGAGGAGGGCCTGTTCGGGCCGCACCTGCAGCTGTTCGCCGCGATCGGCCGCGTCCACCCGGAGGTGCTGGGCCGCACGCTCCCGCTCAACGGTGCGGGCGTCTGCGGTGCGGCGCTCGCCGACCTCGGCCTGCCGCTCGAGCTGCTGCGCGGGTTCGCCCTGCTCGCGCGTACCGCCGGGCTCATCGGCCAGCTCGCCGAGGAGCTGCGCCACCCCGTGGCGAACGACATCTTCCTGTCGGTGGACCTGAACAACCGGTCCGTCGCGCCCGATCCCTACGAGCCGGGAGGCCCCCGTGGCTGA
- a CDS encoding CaiB/BaiF CoA transferase family protein, with product MAENAAGPLAGILVADFSRILAGPYATMLLADMGADVIKVEGPAGDDTRTWIPPEHDGVSTYYLGINRGKRSIALDLRDEADAEVARELARRADVLIENFKPGGLARYGLDYDAVRATNPGVIYSSITGFGAGKGSHVPGYDLMVQAMSGLMSLTGDPDGPPYRAGISVFDVMAGNHALIGILAALRHRDRSGEGQLVEVNLLSSALTGLVNHSSAYVAGGTVPFRMGNAHPSVFPYEPLPTADDDIIIAAANDRQFRKLCEVLGIAEVADDPRFARNVDRTANREELRPMLVERLAQRGAVEWFEALVAVGVPCGPIQTIDGGFAMAERFGLDPVVQAGEGERAMPTTRHPIRFSATPAGYRLPPPELDEHGSELRKWLSTPQDETHA from the coding sequence ATGGCCGAGAACGCGGCGGGACCGCTGGCCGGGATCCTGGTCGCGGACTTCTCCCGCATCCTGGCCGGCCCGTACGCCACGATGCTGCTGGCCGACATGGGCGCCGACGTCATCAAGGTCGAGGGCCCGGCGGGCGACGACACGCGCACGTGGATCCCGCCGGAGCACGACGGCGTCTCCACCTACTACCTCGGCATCAACCGCGGGAAGCGCTCCATCGCGCTCGACCTGCGCGACGAGGCCGACGCCGAGGTGGCGAGGGAGCTGGCCCGGCGCGCCGACGTGCTGATCGAGAACTTCAAGCCCGGCGGCCTCGCCCGGTACGGCCTCGACTACGACGCGGTGCGGGCCACGAACCCCGGCGTGATCTACAGCTCGATCACCGGTTTCGGTGCCGGGAAGGGCAGCCACGTGCCCGGCTACGACCTGATGGTCCAGGCGATGTCGGGCCTGATGAGCCTCACCGGAGACCCCGACGGCCCGCCGTACCGGGCCGGGATCTCGGTGTTCGACGTGATGGCCGGCAACCACGCGCTGATCGGCATCCTCGCCGCGCTGCGCCACCGCGACCGGTCGGGCGAGGGTCAGCTCGTCGAGGTCAACCTGCTCTCCTCGGCGCTCACCGGGCTGGTCAACCACAGCTCGGCCTACGTGGCCGGGGGAACGGTGCCGTTCCGGATGGGCAACGCGCACCCGAGCGTGTTCCCGTACGAGCCGCTGCCCACGGCCGACGACGACATCATCATCGCCGCGGCCAACGACCGGCAGTTCCGCAAGCTGTGCGAGGTGCTCGGCATCGCGGAGGTGGCCGACGACCCGCGGTTCGCCCGCAACGTCGACCGCACAGCCAACCGGGAGGAGCTGCGCCCGATGCTGGTCGAGCGGCTGGCGCAGCGGGGCGCGGTGGAGTGGTTCGAGGCGCTGGTGGCCGTGGGGGTGCCGTGCGGGCCGATCCAGACGATCGACGGCGGCTTCGCGATGGCGGAGCGCTTCGGGCTCGACCCGGTCGTCCAGGCGGGGGAGGGGGAGCGGGCCATGCCCACCACCCGGCACCCGATCCGGTTCTCCGCCACCCCGGCCGGCTACCGCCTGCCCCCGCCCGAGCTGGACGAGCACGGCTCGGAGCTGCGCAAATGGCTCTCGACTCCGCAGGATGAGACGCATGCCTGA
- a CDS encoding IclR family transcriptional regulator domain-containing protein: MPRAGTGPDFIEALARGLEVITAFRPGRPAMTLAEVATATGLARPTARRILLTLEELGYVRTAERGYSLTPRVLELGVSYVRSMGLWEVARPHLERLVSRTNESCSIAQLDGSDIVYVARVAVPKIVALAVQIGTRFPALPTSLGKVQLAALPPDELDRVLAEPTRSGLVPRWQPDRSERDAVLREVRARGWALTDEQLALGIRSIAAPLRDGSGRVIAGINVNCHAAETSVERLLEHHLPLLLQTAGEISADFARLDTVPHVAVNAS; this comes from the coding sequence ATGCCACGCGCAGGGACCGGTCCCGACTTCATCGAGGCGCTGGCCCGCGGGCTGGAGGTCATCACCGCCTTCCGTCCGGGGCGCCCCGCGATGACGCTCGCCGAGGTGGCAACCGCCACCGGCCTCGCCCGCCCGACCGCCCGCCGGATCCTGCTGACGCTCGAGGAGCTCGGCTACGTCCGCACCGCGGAGCGGGGTTACTCGCTCACGCCCCGCGTGCTGGAGCTCGGGGTGTCGTACGTGCGGTCGATGGGGCTGTGGGAGGTCGCGCGCCCGCATCTGGAGCGGCTCGTCTCGCGCACCAACGAGTCCTGCTCCATCGCCCAGCTCGACGGCTCGGACATCGTCTACGTCGCCCGCGTGGCCGTCCCGAAGATCGTGGCGTTGGCCGTGCAGATCGGCACCCGGTTCCCGGCCCTGCCGACGTCGTTGGGCAAGGTCCAGCTCGCCGCGCTGCCGCCGGACGAGCTGGACCGCGTGCTCGCCGAACCGACGCGCTCGGGCCTCGTCCCGCGCTGGCAGCCCGACCGCTCCGAACGCGACGCCGTGCTGCGCGAGGTGCGGGCCCGCGGGTGGGCGCTCACCGACGAGCAGCTCGCGCTGGGCATCCGGTCGATCGCCGCACCGCTGCGCGACGGCTCGGGCCGGGTGATCGCGGGCATCAACGTGAACTGCCACGCCGCGGAGACCTCGGTCGAGCGCCTCCTCGAACACCACCTCCCGCTGCTGCTGCAGACCGCGGGGGAGATCAGCGCCGACTTCGCGCGCCTCGACACCGTCCCGCACGTGGCGGTCAACGCCTCCTGA